One part of the Mangrovibacillus cuniculi genome encodes these proteins:
- a CDS encoding sigma factor G inhibitor Gin, translating into MNNSNLVEYQCQCCKQRKRSGYYIHHLYLCLSCEQLLISLEPEDPLYKEYVKLMTAARRRNSQPNTIPVN; encoded by the coding sequence ATGAACAATAGTAACTTAGTAGAGTATCAATGCCAGTGTTGTAAACAAAGAAAGCGTAGCGGATATTATATTCACCATCTGTACTTATGTTTGAGTTGTGAACAGTTACTAATATCCTTAGAGCCGGAAGACCCCTTATACAAAGAATATGTCAAGCTTATGACTGCCGCCAGAAGACGAAATAGTCAACCTAATACAATACCAGTTAATTAA
- a CDS encoding YaaC family protein — translation MTLPIHIWERGYRFTSASYVNKYLHDHYETLALPNPTLQARDKSTAFMYYLEHGKSYYSLSSTSPLEIKPLLLFYGLTHLLKAALLTVDPFYPDSTSVLAHGVSTRKKKKQQYLFFQDEVKIQRNGLCTHLSEKLFHVKQLENKKISMGDLMECLPELDKLFYYFRPTKGTTSVTVNGDTLLMPSNISIQDIKESFGDDLEIKWNNNMISIQRYNKHLVFPIRSHSDTDIYIPSKLSYIHFLPHLIIHYLLLYNLSMIARYETEWWGNLIRSSPTHDYPLIQSFLQSTLYSGPSLIFDYLESNQEKNPLLE, via the coding sequence ATGACTTTACCTATACATATTTGGGAGAGAGGATACCGTTTTACTTCCGCATCTTATGTGAATAAATATCTTCATGATCACTATGAAACATTAGCATTACCAAATCCTACTCTTCAAGCTAGGGACAAATCTACTGCTTTTATGTACTATCTAGAACATGGAAAGAGTTACTATTCATTATCATCTACTTCGCCTTTAGAAATAAAACCTCTCCTCCTTTTTTACGGGTTAACACATTTGCTGAAGGCTGCTCTTTTAACTGTAGATCCTTTCTATCCTGACTCTACCAGTGTTTTAGCACACGGCGTATCAACTCGAAAAAAAAAGAAACAGCAATATTTATTTTTTCAGGACGAAGTAAAAATTCAACGTAATGGGTTATGTACTCATTTATCCGAGAAGTTGTTCCACGTGAAACAACTTGAAAATAAGAAAATTAGTATGGGGGATTTAATGGAATGTCTTCCCGAATTAGATAAACTGTTTTATTATTTTCGGCCTACGAAAGGTACTACATCTGTTACCGTAAATGGAGATACATTGCTAATGCCTTCTAACATATCCATCCAGGATATAAAAGAATCTTTTGGAGATGATTTAGAAATTAAATGGAACAATAACATGATTTCTATCCAACGATATAATAAGCACTTAGTGTTTCCAATTAGATCTCATTCCGATACAGATATCTATATACCGTCAAAACTAAGTTATATACACTTTTTACCCCACCTTATCATTCATTACCTCCTGCTTTATAATCTTAGTATGATTGCAAGGTATGAGACAGAGTGGTGGGGAAACTTAATTAGATCTTCGCCAACACATGATTACCCTTTAATTCAATCTTTTTTACAATCTACTTTATATTCAGGTCCGTCTTTAATCTTTGACTACTTAGAAAGCAATCAAGAAAAAAACCCTCTTCTAGAATAA
- the guaB gene encoding IMP dehydrogenase: MWETKFAKEGLTFDDVLLIPAKSEVLPRDVDLSVELTPNVKLNIPIISAGMDTVTEAAMAISMARQGGLGIIHKNMSVEQQAEQVDKVKRSESGVITNPFYLTPDHQVFDAEHLMGKYRISGVPIVNNETECKLVGILTNRDLRFISDFSIRISDVMTKENLVTAPVGTSLEEAEKILQKYKIEKLPLVDDSGVLKGLITIKDIEKVIEFPNSAKDKQGRLLVGAAVGVTNDVLLRVGKLVESQVDVIVIDTAHGHSKGVLDTVSKIREAYPTVAIIAGNVATAEATRALYEAGADIVKVGIGPGSICTTRVVAGVGVPQITAVYDCASVARELGKTIIADGGIKYSGDIVKALAAGGNAVMLGSLLAGTSESPGETEIFQGRRFKVYRGMGSVGAMEQGSKDRYFQEDAKKFVPEGIEGRTAYKGPVTDTIYQLLGGIRSGMGYCGAATLLALREEAQFIRMTGAGLRESHPHNVQITKEAPNYSL, encoded by the coding sequence ATGTGGGAGACAAAGTTTGCTAAAGAAGGTTTAACGTTTGATGATGTTCTATTAATTCCAGCTAAATCCGAAGTATTACCAAGAGACGTAGATTTAAGTGTGGAGTTAACACCTAACGTAAAATTGAACATTCCTATTATCTCTGCTGGTATGGATACAGTTACTGAAGCTGCAATGGCCATTAGTATGGCTCGTCAAGGTGGATTAGGTATAATCCATAAAAATATGAGTGTAGAGCAGCAAGCAGAGCAGGTAGATAAAGTTAAACGTTCTGAAAGTGGAGTTATTACTAATCCATTTTATTTAACACCAGATCATCAAGTGTTTGATGCAGAGCACTTAATGGGTAAATATCGTATATCCGGTGTACCGATTGTAAATAACGAAACAGAATGCAAGCTAGTTGGGATCCTAACAAATCGTGACTTGAGATTCATTAGTGATTTTTCTATACGTATTTCAGATGTAATGACAAAAGAGAATTTAGTAACTGCTCCAGTAGGAACTAGTTTAGAAGAAGCAGAAAAAATCCTTCAGAAATATAAAATTGAAAAATTACCTTTGGTAGATGATTCTGGTGTACTAAAAGGACTTATTACGATTAAAGATATTGAGAAAGTTATTGAGTTCCCTAATAGTGCAAAAGATAAACAAGGACGTTTATTAGTTGGAGCTGCAGTAGGTGTTACAAACGATGTATTACTTCGTGTGGGTAAACTAGTAGAATCACAAGTAGATGTTATTGTTATTGATACTGCTCACGGCCACTCTAAAGGGGTGCTAGACACTGTAAGTAAAATTAGAGAAGCTTATCCTACTGTTGCTATTATTGCAGGTAACGTCGCTACGGCAGAAGCAACACGTGCTTTATATGAGGCAGGTGCTGATATTGTGAAGGTGGGAATTGGACCAGGTTCCATTTGTACAACTCGTGTAGTAGCTGGAGTAGGTGTACCACAAATTACAGCAGTATATGATTGTGCATCTGTAGCACGAGAATTAGGAAAAACTATTATTGCAGATGGTGGAATCAAGTATTCAGGTGATATTGTGAAAGCACTAGCTGCAGGTGGTAATGCAGTCATGCTAGGTAGCCTACTTGCAGGAACATCAGAAAGTCCAGGGGAAACAGAAATTTTCCAAGGACGACGATTTAAAGTTTATAGAGGAATGGGTTCCGTTGGGGCAATGGAACAAGGATCTAAAGATCGCTACTTCCAAGAAGATGCTAAGAAATTTGTACCAGAAGGGATTGAAGGAAGAACTGCCTATAAGGGTCCAGTAACAGATACTATTTATCAATTACTTGGTGGAATCCGTTCGGGAATGGGTTATTGTGGTGCTGCAACCCTTTTAGCTCTTCGTGAAGAAGCGCAGTTTATCCGTATGACTGGTGCTGGATTACGTGAGAGTCATCCGCATAATGTACAAATTACAAAAGAAGCTCCAAACTACTCGTTATAA